A part of Desulfobulbaceae bacterium DB1 genomic DNA contains:
- a CDS encoding transcriptional regulator (indirectly regulates nitrogen metabolism; at high nitrogen levels P-II prevents the phosphorylation of NR-I, the transcriptional activator of the glutamine synthetase gene (glnA); at low nitrogen levels P-II is uridylylated to form PII-UMP and interacts with an adenylyltransferase (GlnE) that activates GlnA), with the protein MKKIEAIIKPFKLDELKGALHELGVHGMTVTEVKGFGRQKGHKEIYRGAEYVVDFIPKVKVEIVCQSERVAEITDAIVKTAKTGKIGDGKIFVTPVESICRIRTGEKDNDAI; encoded by the coding sequence ATGAAGAAAATAGAAGCAATCATCAAACCGTTTAAACTCGATGAGCTGAAAGGCGCCCTGCATGAACTGGGCGTCCACGGCATGACAGTCACCGAGGTCAAGGGTTTCGGCAGACAAAAGGGGCACAAGGAAATTTATCGCGGTGCGGAGTATGTGGTGGACTTTATCCCCAAAGTAAAGGTTGAAATCGTCTGCCAGTCCGAGCGGGTCGCCGAAATCACGGACGCCATCGTCAAAACCGCCAAAACAGGCAAGATCGGCGACGGCAAAATTTTTGTCACGCCGGTGGAATCGATCTGTCGTATCAGGACCGGCGAGAAAGACAATGACGCCATATAA
- a CDS encoding RNase adaptor protein RapZ, with translation MQVIIITGLAGAGKSTASNALEDMGFYAIDNLPVFLLEPLLTQTAAGKLPHKKLALVMDCRDPAFFSSFAPVVSHLKNTIELDILFLDSAEDALLRRFNQLRRQHPLATDCTIREAISREKERLSELQKLATRVIDTTSLTPTDLARQLRSLYAGGDSNQRLAVNLISFGFKHGGPPSETELLWDVRFLPNPYWVPELKPHTGLEQEVADFVLQNETSSRFFSLLQPLLAFLIPEYIKGGKTQLTIAIGCTGGKHRSVAVTEKVKELLLRQDVKLFITHRDIDKA, from the coding sequence CTGCAGGTCATCATCATCACCGGTCTTGCCGGGGCCGGGAAAAGTACCGCCTCAAACGCCCTTGAGGACATGGGCTTTTACGCCATTGACAATCTGCCGGTTTTTCTTCTCGAGCCACTGCTGACCCAGACCGCCGCCGGAAAACTGCCGCACAAAAAACTCGCCCTGGTCATGGACTGCCGGGATCCGGCCTTCTTCTCCTCATTTGCACCGGTTGTCTCGCACCTCAAAAACACCATCGAGCTTGACATCCTTTTCCTCGACTCCGCCGAGGACGCGCTTTTGCGCAGATTCAATCAGCTCAGACGCCAGCACCCCCTGGCGACCGACTGCACCATCAGGGAAGCGATCAGCCGAGAAAAAGAACGGCTGTCTGAACTGCAAAAACTGGCAACCCGGGTTATCGACACCACCTCCCTGACACCGACCGACCTGGCACGACAGCTGCGCAGCCTTTATGCCGGCGGTGACTCAAACCAGCGCCTGGCGGTCAATCTCATCTCTTTCGGGTTCAAGCATGGCGGCCCGCCCTCGGAAACGGAACTCCTCTGGGACGTTCGCTTTCTTCCCAATCCCTATTGGGTGCCTGAACTGAAGCCCCATACCGGCCTGGAGCAGGAAGTCGCGGATTTCGTCCTGCAAAACGAGACAAGCAGCCGTTTTTTTTCCCTGCTGCAACCGCTGCTGGCCTTCCTCATCCCCGAATATATAAAGGGGGGCAAAACCCAGCTCACCATCGCCATCGGCTGTACCGGCGGCAAACACCGCTCAGTTGCGGTGACGGAAAAAGTTAAAGAATTGCTTTTGCGGCAGGACGTCAAACTTTTTATTACCCACCGGGATATCGACAAGGCCTGA
- a CDS encoding RNA polymerase sigma-54 factor, with the protein MSFLELKQHLKLTQQLVMTPQLQQAIKLLQLSRLELVDTIQHEIEQNPLLEEELPGNMPEGESGQGMETAPEVNIGALTERTTEVNIGENPSTLGEIDWSDYFNEYESGGAYKPRESPGEEQPSRFDILTQKPDLHSHLSWQLNLSDITEEEKEVGMYVLGNLDQDGFLKVTNEEIMEATGCDAAMAEKMVAQIQDMDPSGVGARNVKESLLLQLTRLNLADSLPTKIVQDHLHFLETKNYSAISKATRHSINDVISAVKIIVGLDPHPGRVYSDESPHYILPDVFIQKVDDEYVIILNDEGLPRLKISSYYKEILKEKKGQQDATKDYIQEKLKSAAWLIKSIHQRQRTIYKVVESILKFQYDFFEKGVAYLKPLVLRDVAEDIEMHESTISRVTTNKYVHTPQGTFELKYFFTSSIERKDGGDALSSESIKERIRQIISTEKPDKPMSDLAISEIFQKDDIQLARRTVAKYREQLGILSSKFRKRPKMN; encoded by the coding sequence ATGTCATTTCTTGAATTAAAGCAGCATCTTAAACTGACTCAGCAACTGGTGATGACTCCCCAGCTGCAGCAGGCAATCAAGTTGCTTCAACTTTCCCGCCTGGAACTGGTGGATACCATCCAGCACGAGATTGAACAAAATCCCCTGTTGGAAGAGGAACTCCCCGGCAACATGCCGGAAGGTGAATCCGGCCAGGGAATGGAGACAGCGCCCGAGGTCAACATCGGCGCCCTGACTGAAAGGACAACCGAGGTCAACATCGGAGAAAATCCTTCCACCCTGGGCGAAATAGACTGGTCCGATTACTTCAATGAATACGAAAGCGGCGGCGCTTACAAACCGCGGGAAAGCCCCGGCGAAGAGCAGCCTTCCCGTTTTGACATCCTCACCCAGAAGCCCGACCTGCACAGCCACCTGAGCTGGCAGCTCAATCTTTCCGACATCACGGAAGAAGAAAAAGAAGTCGGTATGTATGTGCTGGGCAATCTCGACCAGGACGGATTCCTCAAGGTCACGAACGAGGAGATCATGGAAGCCACCGGCTGCGATGCGGCCATGGCTGAAAAAATGGTTGCCCAAATCCAGGACATGGACCCTTCCGGAGTCGGCGCCCGCAATGTCAAGGAATCCCTGCTCCTGCAGCTTACACGCCTTAACCTGGCCGATTCCCTGCCGACAAAAATCGTCCAGGACCATCTCCACTTTCTGGAAACAAAAAATTACAGCGCCATCAGCAAGGCAACCAGGCATTCCATAAATGACGTGATCAGCGCCGTAAAAATCATTGTCGGCCTGGACCCGCATCCGGGCCGGGTTTACTCGGACGAATCACCTCATTACATCCTGCCGGATGTCTTTATTCAGAAAGTGGATGACGAATATGTCATCATATTAAATGACGAAGGACTTCCCCGGCTGAAAATCAGCAGCTATTACAAGGAAATCCTCAAGGAAAAGAAGGGGCAACAGGATGCCACCAAGGATTATATCCAGGAAAAACTGAAATCCGCAGCCTGGCTGATCAAAAGCATCCACCAGCGCCAGCGCACCATATACAAGGTGGTGGAGAGCATCCTGAAATTCCAGTACGATTTCTTTGAAAAAGGCGTTGCCTATCTCAAACCCCTTGTTCTCCGCGATGTGGCGGAAGACATAGAGATGCATGAATCCACCATCAGTCGGGTCACCACCAACAAATACGTTCATACGCCCCAGGGGACATTTGAACTGAAATACTTTTTCACCTCCTCCATTGAACGCAAAGACGGCGGCGACGCCCTTTCCTCGGAAAGCATCAAGGAACGTATCCGCCAGATTATCTCCACGGAAAAGCCGGATAAACCCATGAGCGATCTCGCTATTTCGGAAATTTTCCAGAAAGATGACATCCAGCTCGCCCGACGGACAGTGGCAAAATATCGGGAGCAGCTCGGTATTCTTTCCTCCAAATTCCGAAAACGCCCAAAAATGAACTAA